Below is a genomic region from Belonocnema kinseyi isolate 2016_QV_RU_SX_M_011 chromosome 4, B_treatae_v1, whole genome shotgun sequence.
TTTgacgagcccaaaaatcagagactttatttccattgaaaaattctacaaaaatttatttgtggacaatgttgtatctacgtggtagcgaggggttgatttttggcgTTAATGgtggaagcccaaaaatcgtagcggttatTTTCCAGGATCCCAagaatcagagactttatttccattaaaaaattctacaaaaatttatttttttcaaagttttatctACGTGGtagggaggggttgatttttgacgttaaaggttgaagtccaaaaatcgcaacggatattttcgaggagcgcaaaaatcagagactttatttccattggaaaattctacagaattttattttttgacaaagttgtaacTACGTGGTTGAGAGGGGTTTATTTTTGTCGTTAATGgttgaagttaagggttggttggttacatttttattatttagcgaTTTAAAGAAGTGAAAGTgttgggttaatgtaagctggcacctccacaagaatattgattttttgaaaaaagtaaaggagccgaaaaattttttttgcagcccaaaaaagcccaaagaaagcctaaaattctgagctacgaaaaattcaagaattcgattgtggaggtgctagcttaatgtacctctaAAGGATCCAGTTCTTTAACCagagattttgaaggaaaattcaagaagttagagcattttcaaaatcccaaaaaccaaacgaaaatgatcATTTCAAGCCAAGCAAACCAAAAcctatctacaaatttgttataagctCCTGTGATGAAaaggttagaaaaataaaaaaataactttttggaaaaaggacaccagctacaataacattttatttaaccaaaattaaattttactactTTTATGTACTACTACTATTTACTACTCTTATTACTCAGAAATCAGGGAGTCAGATTATCAATGACTGCCACGGGAATAAGAAAGATTTCCTAGAGACCTCCCTCGGACTCACTCCAGATTTCTTGTGACTTACCACGAGACTCCCTCGAAAACTTAATCGCGCGGTACTTGAAACAGATCTTCCGAGTGTTCCCGACAGAGTTACGAATCTTTCCGACGGGTATTTCGTCGAACCGGCGGCTGGAGCGAGGCTTTTGTGACGCACTGAGAATTTTCGCCAAAATTATATCTACTAATTTCCTTAAAACTACCTTGCGCTATGATGcgtaagtttattttaaatcgtaataaataacattcaaagtaaattaaaatattgaaaaaatgacacaagttgcaattcaatgtttaataacaatttttcaatagaatgcgcgtttcatgaattctgagaatttaaatttattaaaatgatggatttttCAGGGTATCTGAGAATGAAATTGCATGCAAATTAAGAAACTAAtagtaaattaatcattaaaaataaaattttcactttattaatatattgtaattttattgtaattatgTGAACTTTATTGtgattattttacaatatctaaATAAGTAGCTCCAGACCGAGGTAATTAAATGTAATAcattatatatttgatataatagatttgaacaaaatgtagaaaatttcacattttcgagataatcgagtgcgaagcaggaGTAACATGATAATTTATTTAAGCCCCCGCCCAATATTATAGCACATCTCAATTTTTTTGGGTTTTGCAAAAGGTGTTCAAAATGCATTGTTTCACCTTCCGATCCTGATTTACTAGAAATGTAGATGTTTTtgagcattttgtttaaaatgattcatAAACTATCCAATACATATTATAAGAATCATCTGGAATTGTTCAAAGTTCAAACTTTATGTTGGACAGTTCCGTGTTATCATCATCATGAATTATGTATGGTGTTAGTAGCATATAACAAATAGGATATTCTGTTAATTCTTTATTCTTTCCCGCATCCCAACTATACAGTAGGTTGAGATGCgggtctgtaaaggaatcaatacgacgatccagcaaaagcctcttagaccctaagaacacggagcgacccaaggacaaccgccttctgcatttttcccgcaagtgttctagcatattgttgacatgcagggatgctttttaggctactagcaagtgaaagcttggcacctccaagagcgccgatgataaggtcGATCAGttgaacagaatattccgggtacaatcgttgcaactcccttataaggtctcgatacctctctttcttttcattctccttggctatgatgtttttgtcagatggtgccgaaaattcgataacgaacatggttcgcttctcgaagtcaagaagaaccatgtcaggcctcgagtgagcaacagaaacaattgtcgagaatataaagttccagtatatacggcacttcccattctcgacaattgactcaatttccccaggagcatttagaggagcgatattagggtgaatgccgtaggagtgacagagatggtaataaattactcttagtgccgcattgtgtctttgaatgtaggtcgttcccgcgtgtgttggacaactagatagtatgtgagctaaatgctcggggtgtacatcaggagctcaggatcttcagggatgccattaagttttcctcgcttcaaataaaccttggcgcatttgtctaacccaaattccattccaatttccttagtatatcgttcgacaatccccagagctagatgcagttgctctctgtttttagcatagatcttaagatcgtccatgtaaaatacatgagtgaccttgtactttgatctgcaggtttgccgcacaaatacccgtcgaaatggcatagtgctagagatagtggcaataatgtaaggcaaaagaggagtgggctcatggtgtcgtcctgaaagacacctctctgaaacgtgaccttgttagttgtcacacgatttttgccagatgagatagtaaatctggttttccaaagcggcatcaatctctctatgcacccaactatttgcggaagAACCTTTAATATtgccaaaagacagatgataagtctatgggatgtagaatcgaaagctttccgataatcaatccaggccatcgataggtcatgctggtagaatgctgcatctttgcNNNNNNNNNNNNNNNNNNNNNNNNNNNNNNNNNNNNNNNNNNNNNNNNNNNNNNNNNNNNNNNNNNNNNNNNNNNNNNNNNNNNNNNNNNNNNNNNNNNNattcatttcattgtactacaggtggttaaaaatttagacgcacattactaatttgaagaaacttagaactacaagtagaattgaccccatttcaattaacctcacactgtttgtatcaattaaaatgtagaaatgtaacttaaacatgcaaatgaataagagttttatgcaaaatttttttctctctgcttttcttagacttaagggatatatttatactaactttcgtgtttacattttgtcttgctttttatcgtaattacattgatttatagacctacttcagtctattttctgcctgctataacgtgtcctttttacttcaaatgaacgatgcaaagggttaggttaggtcaggtttcattaggttaggataggttaaacctctatgtaggttgagccgaagctgaatgaaagggtacagcaaacacaacgggacaacacaatcagtttaattttttttcgtgagGTTAGTTCAGGTTAggctagattagatttatttcttggctaggctcgagttgaccattcgatgtagcacacatttgctgctgggaaaatatgcttccagagctttacagtaaatttctgttaattcaagttaggtgaggtcaggttctgttgggtaaagttatgttaaataagttgatatcaggcaacggttgatccttcacagttgtcgacatgtttttgaagtgaaaattagcatcactggcattattttggagtttatttgcctcagtgcatgatttttcatcattttttgagtttatggctcaaccatgtcgttatgggtgatttttgataccgaattttaattcagcgccccaaaatctataggaatacgtgtgtcttgttaccagacccgcacactttttttttgtgtggctgttttATCAGAAGTgctcgatgattggaaaaagcgttggcaaaaGTATATTATATctaagggggattactttgaaggggacaatataaatattgaggaataaatgaatattttttgagaaaaccataaagtcaccttattttttgaNNNNNNNNNNNNNNNNNNNNNNNNNNNNNNNNNNNNNNNNNNNNNNNNNNNNNNNNNNNNNNNNNNNNNNNNNNNNNNNNNNNNNNNNNNNNNNNNNNNNcatagctacacgtgtggttgaatttcattcggctaggttaggttaggtcaggttttgttagattaggataggttaaacctctatgtaggttaagccgaagctccatgaaacggtaccgcaaacacaacggaacaacacaatcagtttaattgtgtttcgtgaggttaggttaggttaggctaggttagatttatttctaggttaggctcgagttgaccctttcgatgtagcacacatttgctactgggaaaatatgcttccagagctttacgtgtagttcaataaatttctgttaattcaggttaggtgaggtcaggttctgttgagcaaagttatgttaaataagtttatatcaggcaagggttgatccttcatagttgtcgacatgtttgtgaagtgaaaatttgcatcactggcattattttgaaattgatttgcctcagtgcatgatttttcatcattttttgaggttatggcctAACCATGACGtgatctgcacactttttttgtgtggctgtgtaatcattttgtggtatagccttgagttctttcagcgacgCAGTTTTTATcacctcaatcgttgaaaatcgatgtcctttcatgggtctcttcagttttgggaaaagaaaaaagtcactgggggcagttataacccttttgagaaaatcaggatcattattgatttCATTCAACTTCGCCTGAGCGATGGTTaggcgatggatcttttgatcaaaattaagcagttttggaacaaatttcgctgacacacgtctcatgcccaaaacgtccgaaaagagagcatggcatgagccaaccgatgtgctaacatcttcagcaacttctctgatggtaactcagcgatttttcaacaccatttcttccactgcttgaacgttttcatgtgtcgttgacgtgctgggacgtccagggcgaggatagtcttcgacatcctctcggcctccttggaacagcttgtaccacttatacacaaaTTTGCTTACTcaaagtagactcaccgtatgcaactgtcgacatttcaagagttttagagtactgtattccatttttcacacaaaatttaatgcaaactctttgctccatttttttcgaaagaagaaaatcgccgagcacaccaaacccttctaaccttttacgcctctgccagaaaaacaacacgagctatatagtcaaaactgtgaacatatgatcgtgacgagtgtaccaacacaacaaaacaaaaaattttaaacttgaatgttcgtagcccgcgaaaatggaaaagtcaccttactttttgaacacacctcttatatttatatatataaaggGTTTTTCAGTAAgagcgctacaaaagtttttttaaataaaacaaaaacggttttggatataaatgaaatCCTTTATTCAAATGAAGGTACATTCGATGCCATTATGTATGGAACCCGATTTCTTTTGCATGGCCACCACGGGCACGCTTGCAGAAGTCCAGACGCTGAAACCAATTTTCGACGGTTTACAAGCATAATTCGGCCGATACTGCTGCAATTTCACGTTCGATATTCGTACGAAGTTCATCAATCGTCGCTCGCTTGTTGGCATAGACCATAGACTTGACGCAACCCCACAGGAAATAGTCTAACGGCGTCAAATCGCACGACCGAGGCGGCCGATTGAGTGGGCCATTTCGTGAGATAACACGCTCACCAAACTTGGTTTTTAATAAATCGATTGTGACATTCGCTGTGTGGCTTGTGGCGCCGTcctgttgaaaccacatattgtTCAAGTCCATATCATCTAATTCGggccaaaaatattcggttatcatCGAGCGGTAGCGATTCATATTCACAGTAACGTGCCGGTCTTGATGATCACGGAAGAAGTACGGCCCAATGACGCCGCCGGCCCATTAACCTCAGTAAACCGTAATTTTTTCGGGATGTAATGTTGACTCATGGAGTTCGCGTGGATTGCTGCCTGACCAATAACGCATATTTTGCTTATTGGCGAAGCCATTCAGCCAAAAATGAGCCTCTTCGCTGAAAATGATTTGTCGATGAAAATCCGGATTATTTTCAAGTTGTTGCTCAGCCCAATTCACGAACATATGTCGTTTCTGGTGGTCAAGCGGCTTCAGTTCTTGCGTCAATTTGATCTTGTAAGGATTTAGACCAAGATCCTTTCGCATAATACGGCACAACGACGTCACAGATAAGCCCAAAGCTTGAGAACGACGTGTGAGAGACTGATTTGGGTTCATCTGGCAGGACGATTATGACGACCATAAATTGGACGTAGGGCTCTTAAAGTTGATGCCACTGGCTCcgaatttcggtagtaaattttaataatttcgactcgTTGTTGGATCATATATCATTCCATGATGAAATGGCAAACCTTACTgaagagaaatgtcaaaagagcggGAAGAAAATGGCGTCGTTTGCTGTCACTATCGGTCTACTTTTGTAGCGCGcctattgaaaaaccctttataTGTCATTATTTCACCAAGCACCACCACCCGTGTGGAAATATGTCATGGCCGTCTCGAATGATGCATCATCAGTACAGTTTTTTTCACGTCCTACTATATACAGTAATACTATACTGGCCCGAGCTTGGCACTGTATAGTTTTGCTATGTTGTAACCTTTGTCAAGTTAAACTATCTAGTTGCTACACAGAAATAAGAGGCAATTTCGATGCAGTAAATATGTCAACATTTTGCCTTGGCTGTAGATAGTATGTCTTTTCGGagttagaaaatgaaaatataattttgataatgttTACATGCAGTCTCTAAAAAACCCcattaattagaaaattgtatttttacttaaattttttaattcatgtagtATACGTCTgagatataatttaaaacataatagttgacattttcaTTTAGGGGTTACATTTTATATCcttcactgagaaaactatatcgcatgaattacaatatatatcgtaattcctgcgctatatatcgtaattatcgcattataatagcgcaaaatcgtgataccGTACactgcaagtttttacattatatatcgcataattgtgcaatctataacgtgaGAATTTAAGCtaattacgctatcacattgtatttcttctttggTGATCTCGCGATGGTTCGAGTAGGCagcaaaaaaacacagaaaaaaattatagataacGTTTACATCGATtctaggtgaaagattcaccgaaacaaaaattaaccttgccagataaactttacatgaatcgaagataattttcgaattttaaccttttctggataatctttcatcttataatcgccccatatttattcaagaaatagCGACAATTGCGACGCTAacgatagcgctggcgtcgtttACCTTCATTACATTTGAGAGAAATGGGAAtccccatctgtcagttacattttgtgcTTTTTCGAAATGGTATTAACTAAGTTCTAATACGTCTACAATAaggtgatttatttcggaggaaatatatcagtaagaaagAATTTGGTGtatgttttctgttgttgattctacatgttttaccgaaatttgctcacttcagcgcgacacagtcgacgagttcaaaattatttttctaacttcagtgaaactttcgccgaaatatgtttaatcattaaccttgcaggtcttacctgcagcaattttttacttttttctgtgattgttttcaATCTGGTGTCCCAATTTATAGCTCCAACttactcatactctgcctttttcccattactGCTAAGAACGCCGACGTAGCAGGCAACAGCAAcacaatttaacttcatttttttatgtgatattagtgcattttaatatcgtacaaagtactgggacctgattgtacgttatcatattgcgctttcttgcaatatagaagtTTTGCAATATAacaaagaaatcggttaagatggttcggacatgttgagagaatgccaaatgaacgactaacgaaacaagtgtatcaaggtaaagtaaatggcagcgtgtccagaggtaaaccgcggaaagaatggttagaatgtgtgaatgagaccctagttagaagagacataagaagtcacagaaacacaagcgcctgcatgaaaaaatgcatggatataaaagaagctagagaagtataccaggacaggaaagtatggcggcaaatagttaataaaaagagtgtcagtagagtgaatgacgccagaaacaaaagaccttggccacaaATGGCCCCAGGGGGACCTTagataacgacttcgtgaggttcttcgcttggggtgattgctagagagattgatcagcacattgggtcggagcagttttgcggaacgaacgtgttatttacataaataacacgagaattctggatcaatctgaaaactctctatcccttccacgcactactcctttcccctaccgagtgagtaaCGCCTACCCTGAaatggaaatggcttaatggtgtaaaaaaaATGTGCGATATCTCTTTCTCCATGTGCGATTATAATAAATTGCTGCGTTGATTTTGTTTAGTGAGAAAAATCAATCTAATGTATTTACgatgtttatcaaaaattaaacatttcagagTTAATTGATAATAACGAACACAATCTTttggtttctttttaaatatgcacTCTAAAAATATGGAATTGTTCTCTTCGATTTTACTTGTTTACCGTATATCATATAAGAAGTGCGGGTAGTTCGTTCATGATTCTGGATCATGATTTCGTTCCTAAATCGCTGTCTGCTGTCAGCTCTTATGGAGTTTAATGATCGCGTAGTGATCTGTCAACGTAGCACTGATTGAAAGTTATATATGGTACTTTTTTAACTGGAAGTTTATCTGTAGAGCgaacaaatatttaattgtaataatcTTTGCTTAAATAAGACGAAGAATGAAAAGTCTAACCTTAATATCGAATTGCTTCATATTAagcaaaaaatactaaaattgagTTTGTTTGCCAtatagatatatttaaattttaaaaacgcgAATATATACAGAGcggaaaatatgaaattgtaatattttttaagtaaaataaagactccaaattttgatatttaaacgGATTCAAAAAAGATTCGGGTAACATTGTAAATCTAGTTTATTGTGTTGTGCTATTTATGTTGGTCACAGTGATGAGATGCCATGAGATCGACAATCgttggaaattctaaaaaatttatgatgTTGTGAGTCTATTAACAATAAATTGAATCGCTTGGTTTAAATATATACTGACAGCATATACTGTAAATATACACCATAAAACATACTGAATTGGTAAAGGTAAATATTGATCATAACAGCTTGCAAAGTAGTGACAGGTATATAACCGAATTGGTTTCATTCCCGGGGTATGAGGATGAAAATGGAAAACTTCTTGTAGATATTGTTTTGGGCTCATGGATTTCACTCAAGAGAAATAAATTGGAGCATGTTACCAAATATCCGCCACCTCCATATGACAAGACGAATCTCCGGGAACTAAATAGAGTTCTCAAAAGTTTTGGAAGCGCTCCTAAAAAACGATCGGAAAACTTTAACAGAAAAAGAATTTCGCAAAGTTTTGGgacatataattaaaaacactGTCGACTGTTGACATATAGTTTTCGAAGATCATTTGAGTGTAAAAGGAGTTgaataaatacagaaaaaaatataagtcgTTTCAATATGTATGTataccaattatttaaataatttaaaaaccaatattTAATGATGTATCTAGATTTTATGTAGGTTAACTAGATATGTCTAGGCACGTTATATAGCATCTACAAAACTAAACTATCTAGAAAGTAGTCGACCCAAACGTTACATCCAAATCTAGGCACTGTACAATCTGTCTGTGTCGCTCCAATATAGGTTTAAGGCGAACTGCACAGGAACAGTACAGCGCCATCACAATTTTCCACACGGACAGTAATTCTTTGTAAATACCTAGTTCTACATActtcaaatgtatttttgaaaattataacttttaatattATCTATGCATCCACTACATTTTGTTGTTCCATTAATGAtcccagttttttttattttgcaatttttcgctCAGCTTATTACAATATTCCATTTATACTTTTACTGTTTGCCAATTTTCGACTTTGACTCGCATCTGATTGGACCTCTGGATTTGTTGTCTACTCCATTATTGACGtagcataatttttaaacacCTGGGTAATGATCAGTCACGACATTTAGAACCTGCAGTTACTATCCCTCTCAGTCTCTCATACGCGACAACGAAGTAAATCGTAGTGTAACCTTCACTTTCACAACAATTACGGATGTGAACCATTTTATTTTTCGactaaataaaagtaataaatcaATCTGTTTCCTACTGCAAGTTAATCAATTCATCCTCGCTAGCACTCTTTTTTATATCTGGGAAATGACCAAGCTACTCTATCTGTACCCCCAAGTTGTACACACATAACTCAACCATTCAATTCAGCCACTCCTCCTGCAGCATAGTGCCAGTTCacggttttatatattttacgtCCTTtcctttctacttaaaaaaatattcttttctcgCAACCGGCTTTACACAATCTAGCTTCTTGATGTTCACCTCACTAACAAAAATTCGTCGACAGGTGCTTCACACAGATATATTTGGCCATAATTAAAAGCGTAGCTTTTAGTGGGCAGGAAAAATACGATTCGATATGATCCTACAAAACAAGTTTTATGGGATATTAAAATCACGCTTTCTTTGTTctgtcttttttttacattttctcaaatataCTTATCACTCTTTTCTTTTCCCCAATGATGCGAGTATCCCAAGGGGCACTTCTGGTGTAGTGTAAGACAGGGGTCGTTTTATAGCAACCCCTATACAGTAATTATGCTTTTCGTTTTATCTCAACGCAATTTCATTGGCTTCATACTATAAGCCATTGTTGGCAAAAGGTAAGATCAGAaggatttaatattttacattctcatcataatgagaaagtAGGGTCATTCTCTTAATTACTGTGGTATCAATCGCTCGTCtcactttattttacttttattttttatatataataaaataacaaccTATCCTTTTTTCACTCTGAGTAGGACGTACTTTGTACataaaaacaagaataaatatTAGATCATAATCTATCGACCGAGGACTTGCGACGATAAGTTTCTttcatatgaatatgcctttatgtagataactttgctacataacctgcaaaagaaatttatcaagtcattatatatattctaattgcggtattattttgtaatttaattatctttatcaAGTTATGTCCATCaaagttcgattacatgtgtacTTGAAGGTagatattgtgttattaattaaacataatatccacgtgggcaaagcgaaaaatagctTTTCtagaaataggctcaattacaatcgagatcctttagaaccccaagtgtggtatcatttagcgGGTGGGTTCCAAAAGAAatctcagttttttctgtgctgaTGTGAGTTTGGAAAATAAAGTTGCAtaacaaacattaaatttgttaGCAATGATTAAACAGCGtaaaattttacctaaatttATCAATagcttatattttattattttctgattattTTACTTTGAGTGTGAAGCATATCATGAGTACCAGAGTAATTGAGAC
It encodes:
- the LOC117171106 gene encoding uncharacterized protein LOC117171106 codes for the protein MNPNQSLTRRSQALGLSVTSLCRIMRKDLGLNPYKIKLTQELKPLDHQKRHMFVNWAEQQLENNPDFHRQIIFSEEAHFWLNGFANKQNMRYWSGSNPRELHESTLHPEKITVY